A genomic segment from Spinacia oleracea cultivar Varoflay chromosome 3, BTI_SOV_V1, whole genome shotgun sequence encodes:
- the LOC110783541 gene encoding protein FAR1-RELATED SEQUENCE 5-like, translated as MATGLYSDKEKRCPAYSKKYFSRGILSSQRSETTNKSVSRRLHKTQGLCDFYREFLDVADKWRSKESGEDYQCKVGNRHLAFASVKLLIHAKELYTIELYLMFEDNFIKGAACNHKIVSYEPPILVYHVWRLDQDFIRHVVTFNLEENIVDFTCKGFTESELLCAHSLRIFHIHCVETVPPSYLVSRWTKAVMYTSVDDDATNEAKDVSPCVWRTHTIRNFIRIVNSSQNDVVSRKVVDSAYDDMKKEVENLIGSIDLSEEPEHEESSTPSADYVKNPTKRKEKYVRNDRLKSTMEKQCNKVKGWKKRQAKFSDKTKAKAQASVQGENEIPPGGNLFHLMSHDLGLEVFVPDDYFGVNYIPFTSS; from the exons ATGGCTACAGGACTATACTCTGACAAAGAGAAACGGTGTCCAGCCTACTCAAAGAAGTATTTTTCAAGAGGTATTTTATCTTCCCAAAGGAGTGAGACGACGAACAAATCCGTTTCAAGAAGACTTCACAAAACCCAAGGTTTATGTGATTTTTACAGGGAGTTTCTTGATGTAGCAGATAAGTGGAGGAGTAAAGAAAGTGGAGAAGATTACCAATGTAAGGTTGGGAACAGACATTTGGCATTTGCTAGTGTCAAGTTGCTTATTCATGCCAAAGAGTTGTACACCATTGAGCTCTACTTGATGTTTGAGGacaattttattaaaggtgCGGCATGCAACCACAAAATTGTAAGCTACGAACCTCCTATTCTTGTTTATCATGTTTGGAGACTAGATCAAGATTTTATTAGGCATGTTGTTACCTTTAACTTGGAAGAGAATATAGTCGATTTCACTTGCAAGGGTTTTACTGAAAGTGAGCTTTTATGTGCACATAGCTTACGTATATTTCATATACATTGCGTAGAAACTGTCCCACCTAGTTATTTAGTGAGTAGATGGACTAAAGCTGTGATGTACACAAGTGTTGATGATGATGCTACAAATGAGGCTAAAGATGTGTCGCCATGTGTTTGGAGGACTCACACTATAAGGAACTTCATCCGTATAGTAAACTCAAGTCAAAATGATGTAGTTTCCCGAAAAGTGGTTGACTCTGCTTATGATGACATGAAGAAAGAAGTGGAGAATTTGATTGGTTCCATTGATTTATCCGAAGAACCTGAACATGAAGAAAGCTCAACTCCTTCTGCTGATTATGTTAAAAATCCAactaaaagaaaagagaagtaTGTGAGGAATGACAGGCTGAAAAGTACAATGGAAAAACAATGCAATAAAGTAAAGGGGTGGAAGAAGAGGCAAGCGAAATTTTCTGATAAAACTAAGGCAAAGGCACAAGCTTCAGTGCAG GGTGAAAATGAAATTCCTCCTGGTGGTAATTTATTTCACCTGATGTCACATGATTTAGGATTAGAGGTTTTTGTACCCGACGACTATTTTGGTGTAAACTACATACCGTTTACAAGTTCATAA
- the LOC110783540 gene encoding protein FAR1-RELATED SEQUENCE 5-like, producing the protein MATRDDEEAHDDKAAHDEDAHSDKVAHDVTDNNQIDEMDIDLDVGQEANSSDLLGIEVKSDKEAYEIYNNYAYQKGFSVRKGKFRKRSDQVTIFMRQFVCSYEGFKGKSVEPKVYNKLDTRTGCKAFRQFDVDKLGVYICVKHGMVHNHDMVSKDKRQWLRSHREVTSQQLSFISSLKESGIPVADAIRHMIKEVGGRDTLGFIPWDAYNALHKQKEGKIEGCDTNQLIKMFRQREAEECDFYYDFEVDDGGHIVNFLWRDGRMRRGYDIFGDLLVHDTTYRTNKYDMICGPFVGMNHHSKNIMFGVGFIYNEKTGSFVWLFHTILKSIGGRAPVTIITD; encoded by the exons ATGGCTACACGTGACGATGAAGAGGCTCATGATGATAAGGCTGCTCATGACGAAGATGCTCATAGTGATAAGGTTGCTCATGATGTCACAGACAATAACCAAATTGATGAAA tGGACATTGATTTGGATGTTGGGCAAGAGGCAAATTCATCGGATTTATTGGGAATTGAAGTGAAAAGTGATAAGGAAGCATATGAAATTTATAACAACTATGCATATCAAAAAGGGTTTAGTGTTCGTAAGGGCAAGTTTAGGAAAAGATCTGATCAAGTTACAATTTTTATGAGGCAGTTTGTGTGTTCCTATGAGGGTTTTAAAGGTAAAAGTGTTGAGCCAAAGGTTTACAACAAGTTAGACACTCGTACTGGTTGTAAAGCATTTAGACAATTTGATGTTGATAAATTAGGTGTTTATATATGTGTTAAGCATGGCATGGTGCATAATCATGATATGGTCAGTAAAGATAAAAGACAATGGCTAAGATCACATAGAGAAGTTACATCTCAACAATTGTCTTTTATTAGTTCTTTGAAAGAAAGTGGCATTCCAGTGGCAGATGCTATCCGACATATGATTAAAGAAGTTGGTGGGAGGGATACACTTGGTTTCATACCATGGGATGCTTATAATGCCTTACATAAACAAAAGGAAGGGAAAATTGAAGGATGTGATACTAACCAACTGATAAAGATGTTTAGGCAAAGGGAAGCCGAAGAATGTGATTTTTATTACGACTTTGAGGTCGATGATGGAGGACATATCGTTAACTTCTTATGGCGAGATGGTAGAATGAGGAGGGGTTATGATATTTTTGGAGACCTCTTGGTACATGATACTACGTATCGTACCAACAAGTATGATATGATATGTGGTCCTTTTGTTGGCATGAATCACCACTCCAAAAATATTATGTTTGGTGTTGGATTTATATATAATGAGAAGACCGGCTCCTTTGTTTGGCTTTTTCACACCATTTTGAAATCTATTGGAGGGAGAGCACCTGTAACTATTATAACTGATTGA